A single genomic interval of Suncus etruscus isolate mSunEtr1 chromosome 10, mSunEtr1.pri.cur, whole genome shotgun sequence harbors:
- the CHRNB2 gene encoding neuronal acetylcholine receptor subunit beta-2, with protein MARTPGSAALLLCVRLLELCSGIWATDTEERLVEHLLDPSRYNKLIRPATNGSDLVTVQLMVSLAQLISVHEREQIMTTNVWLTQEWEDYRLTWKPEEFDNMKKVRLPSKHIWLPDVVLYNNADGMYEVSFYSNAVVSYDGSIFWLPPAIYKSACKIEVKHFPFDQQNCTMKFRSWTYDRTEIDLVLKSDVASLDDFTPSGEWDIVALPGRRNENPADNTYVDITYDFIIRRKPLFYTINLIIPCVLITSLAILVFYLPSDCGEKMTLCISVLLALTVFLLLISKIVPPTSLDVPLVGKYLMFTMVLVTFSIVTSVCVLNVHHRSPSTHTMAPWVRVVFLEKLPTLLFMQQPRQHCARQRLRQRRRQREHKDAGSLFFRDAPGTDSCTCFINHAVSVQGLAGPLGAEAATGASRARTRATCACGLREAVDGVRFIADHMRSEDEDQSVSEDWKYVAMVIDRLFLWIFVFVCVFGTAGMFLQPLFQNYTAATFLHAAPSSK; from the exons CTCTGTGTCCGACTCCTGGAGCTGTGCTCAG GCATCTGGGCCACAGACACAGAAGAGCGGCTGGTGGAACATCTCCTTGACCCTTCACGCTACAACAAACTCATCCGCCCAGCCACCAATGGCTCAGACCTGGTCACTGTGCAGCTCATGGTCTCACTGGCCCAACTCATCAGTGTA CACGAACGGGAACAGATCATGACCACCAATGTCTGGCTGACTCAG GAGTGGGAGGACTACCGCCTCACCTGGAAGCCTGAGGAGTTTGATAACATGAAGAAAGTCCGGCTTCCTTCCAAACACATCTGGCTCCCGGACGTGGTCCTGTACAACAA TGCCGACGGCATGTACGAGGTGTCCTTCTACTCCAACGCTGTGGTCTCCTACGATGGCAGCATCTTCTGGCTGCCGCCAGCCATCTACAAGAGCGCTTGCAAGATTGAAGTCAAGCACTTCCCATTCGACCAGCAGAACTGCACCATGAAGTTCCGTTCGTGGACCTATGACCGCACCGAGATCGACCTGGTGCTCAAAAGCGACGTGGCCAGCCTGGACGACTTCACCCCAAGCGGCGAGTGGGACATCGTGGCGCTGCCGGGCCGGCGCAACGAGAACCCAGCCGACAACACCTACGTGGACATTACCTACGACTTCATCATCCGCCGCAAGCCACTCTTCTACACCATCAACCTCATCATCCCCTGCGTGCTCATCACCTCCCTGGCCATCCTGGTTTTCTACCTGCCCTCCGACTGTGGCGAGAAGATGACACTGTGCATCTCGGTGCTGCTGGCACTCACGGTCTTCCTGTTGCTCATCTCCAAGATCGTGCCACCCACCTCTCTGGATGTGCCGCTTGTCGGCAAGTACCTAATGTTCACCATGGTGCTGGTCACCTTCTCCATCGTCACCAGCGTGTGCGTGCTCAACGTACACCACCGCTCACCCAGCACACACACCATGGCACCCTGGGTCCGGGTGGTCTTCCTGGAGAAGCTGCCCACACTGCTGTTCATGCAGCAACCACGCCAGCACTGTGCCCGCCAGCGCCTGCGCCAGCGACGGCGCCAACGAGAGCACAAGGATGCGGGCAGCCTCTTCTTCCGTGATGCTCCAGGCACAGATTCATGCACATGCTTCATCAACCATGCGGTGTCTGTGCAGGGCCTGGCCGGGCCCTTGGGGGCAGAGGCTGCGACCGGGGCCAGCAGGGCACGCACCAGGGCTACATGTGCCTGCGGCCTGCGGGAAGCAGTGGACGGTGTCCGTTTTATTGCTGACCACATGAGGAGCGAGGACGAGGACCAGAGC GTGAGTGAGGACTGGAAGTACGTCGCCATGGTGATTGACCGACTGTTCCTCTGGATCTTTGTGTTCGTCTGCGTCTTTGGCACAGCAGGCATGTTCCTGCAGCCTCTCTTCCAGAACTACACCGCCGCCACCTTCCTCCATGCAGCCCCCAGCTCCAAGTGA
- the ADAR gene encoding double-stranded RNA-specific adenosine deaminase isoform X1 translates to MAELKEKICDYLFNTANSSSLNLARNVGLSKARDVHAALLDLEQQGDVRRQGATSPIWYLTDKKRERLQLRRGPGGTAQTPQAGDNRELPTCPLPTPPTVPTSLTATALKVENGQIPSIKLETPAEPPRPKPPLVHHSISSQPSYADSENGQWATDDIPDDLNSIRAAPGEFRTIMEMPSFYNHGWPRCSPYKKLAQCHLKNPVSGLLEYAQFASQTCEFQLLEQSGPPHEPRFKFQVVVSGREFPPAEAGSKKVAKQDAALKALKILLEEERNKDGGRPEELRHYLEEKESEKAAEPQPAAPSALLSSGKSPVTTLLECVHKLGSSCEFRLLSKEGPAHDPKFQYCVTVGTHTFPTASAPSKKVAKQMAAKEAMKALNEETSNSSHSTSSSEDQPGGTGTETLDSLESVLPGSSRRVSELVRYLNTNPVGGLLEYARSHGFTAEFKLVDQSGPPHEPKFVYQAKVGGRWFPAVCAYSKKQGKQEAADAALRVLIGENEKAERLGFTEVTPVTGAGLRRTMLLLSRASETQPKTLPVTGSTFHDQIAMLSHRCFNALTNNFQPSLLGRKILAAIIMKRNAEDQGIVVSLGTGNRCVKGDALSLKGETVNDCHAEIISRRGFIRFLYSELMKYNSQTARDSIFELASCGKRLKIKKNVSFHLYISTAPCGDGALFDKSCSDRAMESPDSHHYPVFENPKQGKLRTKVENGEGTIPVESSDIVPTWDGIRLGERLRTMSCSDKILRWNVLGLQGALLTHFLQPVYLKSVTLGYLFSQGHLTRAICCRMTRDGRSFEDGLRYPYIVNHPKVGRVSVYDSKRQSGKTKETSVNWCLADGYDLEILDGTRGTVDGPQNELSRISKKNIFLQFKKLCSFRYRRDLLQLSYGEAKREAREYELAKNYFKKGLKDMGYGNWISKPQEEKNFYLCPV, encoded by the exons ATGGCTGAGCTCAAGGAGAAAATCTGTGACTACCTGTTCAATACAGCCAACTCCTCATCCCTGAACTTGGCCAGAAACGTCGGCCTCAGCAAGGCCCGTGATGTCCATGCAGCGCTGCTGGACCTGGAGCAGCAGGGCGATGTCCGCAGGCAGGGTGCCACCTCCCCAATCTGGTACCTGACGGACAAGAAGCGGGAGCGACTGCAGCTCAGGAGGGGGCCTGGTGGCACTGCCCAGACCCCACAGGCTGGGGACAATCGTGAGCTGCCCACATGCCCCCTACCCACACCACCCACCGTCCCCACAAGCCTCACAGCCACAGCCCTGAAGGTGGAGAATGGGCAAATACCAAGTATAAAGCTAGAGACGCCAGCAGAGCCCCCACGGCCCAAGCCCCCTCTTGTACATCACAGCATCTCCTCTCAGCCCAGCTATGCTGACTCCGAGAATGGCCAGTGGGCCACCGACGACATCCCTGATGACCTGAACAGCATCCGTGCGGCGCCAGGTGAGTTCCGCACCATCATGGAGATGCCCTCATTCTACAACCACGGCTGGCCACGCTGCTCACCTTACAAGAAGTTAGCCCAGTGCCACTTGAAGAACCCCGTCAGTGGACTGCTGGAATATGCCCAGTTCGCCAGCCAGACGTGTGAGTTCCAGCTGCTGGAGCAGAGCGGGCCACCCCACGAGCCCCG ATTTAAATTCCAAGTTGTTGTAAGTGGCCGAGAGTTTCCCCCAGCTGAAGCTGGCAGCAAGAAAGTAGCCAAGCAGGACGCAGCCCTGAAGGCCTTAAAGATTCTGCTCGAAGAAGAGAGAAACAAGGATGGAGGGAGGCCTGAAGAACTGCGACACTATTTGGAGGAGAAGGAGTCTGAGAAG GCTGCAGAGCCCCAGCCCGCTGCCCCCTCAGCACTCTTATCTTCCGGGAAGAGCCCCGTCACCACCTTGCTGGAATGTGTTCACAAGCTGGGAAGCTCCTGTGAATTCCGCCTCCTGTCCAAAGAAGGCCCCGCCCATGACCCCAA GTTCCAGTACTGCGTGACCGTGGGAACCCACACTTTCCCCACAGCCAGTGCCCCCAGCAAGAAGGTGGCCAAGCAGATGGCTGCCAAGGAGGCCATGAAGGCCCTGAACGAGGAGACGAGCAATTCGAGCCACTCAACGTCATCCTCCGAGGACCAG CCTGGAGGCACTGGCACGGAGACCCTGGACAGCCTGGAATCTGTGTTGCCTGGCAGCAGTCGAAGGGTCAGTGAGCTCGTCCGCTACCTCAACACCAACCCTGTGGGGGGCCTCCTCGAGTATGCCCGCTCCCATGGCTTCACAGCTGAGTTCAAGCTGGTCGATCAATCGGGACCACCCCATGAGCCCAA GTTCGTTTACCAAGCCAAAGTCGGGGGTCGCTGGTTCCCTGCTGTGTGCGCATATAGCAAGAAGCAGGGCAAGCAGGAGGCAGCTGACGCGGCTCTGCGTGTCCTGATCGGGGAGAATGAGAAGGCCGAGCGCCTGGGCTTCACAGAGGTAACCCCTGTGACAGGGGCCGGGCTCAGAAGAACTATGCTCCTCCTCTCCAGGGCCTCAGAGACACAGCCAAAGACA CTCCCCGTCACGGGCAGCACCTTCCATGACCAGATTGCTATGTTGAGCCACCGGTGCTTCAATGCCCTCACCAACAATTTCCAGCCATCTCTGCTGGGCCGCAAGATCCTGGCCGCCATCATCATGAAgaggaatgctgaggatcaggGCATTGTGGTCAGCCTGGGGACAG GAAACCGATGTGTGAAGGGGGACGCACTCAGCCTGAAGGGGGAGACCGTGAACGACTGTCACGCTGAGATTATCTCCCGGAGGGGTTTCATCag GTTTTTGTACAGCGAGTTAATGAAGTATAACTCACAGACTGCGAGGGACAGCATATTCGAGCTGGCCAGCTGTGGAAAAAGACTGAAGATCAAGAAGAACGTGTCTTTCCATCTCTACATCAG CACTGCTCCGTGTGGTGACGGCGCCCTCTTCGACAAGTCGTGCAGTGACAGAGCCATGGAGAGCCCTGATTCCCACCACTACCCTGTCTTTGAGAACCCCAAACAGGGCAAGCTCCGCACCAAGGTGGAGAATG GGGAAGGCACCATCCCAGTGGAGTCCAGCGACATTGTGCCCACCTGGGACGGCATCCGGCTTGGAGAAAGGCTACGGACCATGTCCTGTAGCGACAAGATCCTGCGCTGGAATGTGCTAGGCCTGCAGGGGGCACTGCTCACCCACTTCCTACAGCCCGTGTACCTCAAGTCAGTCACACTCG GCTACCTTTTCAGCCAAGGACACCTGACTCGTGCCATTTGCTGCCGCATGACCAGAGATGGGCGTTCATTTGAAGACGGGCTCCGATACCCCTATATTGTGAACCACCCCAAG GTTGGCCGTGTCAGCGTCTATGATTCTAAGAGACAGTCGGGGAAGACCAAGGAGACTAGCGTCAACTGGTGTCTGGCTGATGGCTACGACCTGGAGATTCTGGATGGGACCCGGGGCACTGTAGATGG GCCACAGAATGAGTTGTCCCGCATCTCCAAGAAGAACATCTTCCTCCAGTTTAAGAAGCTTTGTTCCTTCCGTTACCGAAGGGACCTGCTCCAACTCTCCTACGGTGAAGCCAAGCGAGAGGCCCGCGAGTACGAACTGGCTAAGAACTATTTCAAAAAGGGCCTGAAGGACATGGGCTATGGGAACTGGATCAGCAAGCCCCAGGAGGAGAAAAATTTCTACCTCTGCCCAGTGTAG
- the ADAR gene encoding double-stranded RNA-specific adenosine deaminase isoform X2 — protein MAELKEKICDYLFNTANSSSLNLARNVGLSKARDVHAALLDLEQQGDVRRQGATSPIWYLTDKKRERLQLRRGPGGTAQTPQAGDNRELPTCPLPTPPTVPTSLTATALKVENGQIPSIKLETPAEPPRPKPPLVHHSISSQPSYADSENGQWATDDIPDDLNSIRAAPGEFRTIMEMPSFYNHGWPRCSPYKKLAQCHLKNPVSGLLEYAQFASQTCEFQLLEQSGPPHEPRFKFQVVVSGREFPPAEAGSKKVAKQDAALKALKILLEEERNKDGGRPEELRHYLEEKESEKAAEPQPAAPSALLSSGKSPVTTLLECVHKLGSSCEFRLLSKEGPAHDPKFQYCVTVGTHTFPTASAPSKKVAKQMAAKEAMKALNEETSNSSHSTSSSEDQPGGTGTETLDSLESVLPGSSRRVSELVRYLNTNPVGGLLEYARSHGFTAEFKLVDQSGPPHEPKFVYQAKVGGRWFPAVCAYSKKQGKQEAADAALRVLIGENEKAERLGFTEVTPVTGAGLRRTMLLLSRASETQPKTLPVTGSTFHDQIAMLSHRCFNALTNNFQPSLLGRKILAAIIMKRNAEDQGIVVSLGTGNRCVKGDALSLKGETVNDCHAEIISRRGFIRFLYSELMKYNSQTARDSIFELASCGKRLKIKKNVSFHLYISTAPCGDGALFDKSCSDRAMESPDSHHYPVFENPKQGKLRTKVENGEGTIPVESSDIVPTWDGIRLGERLRTMSCSDKILRWNVLGLQGALLTHFLQPVYLKSVTLGEGASIRFSMTRSRL, from the exons ATGGCTGAGCTCAAGGAGAAAATCTGTGACTACCTGTTCAATACAGCCAACTCCTCATCCCTGAACTTGGCCAGAAACGTCGGCCTCAGCAAGGCCCGTGATGTCCATGCAGCGCTGCTGGACCTGGAGCAGCAGGGCGATGTCCGCAGGCAGGGTGCCACCTCCCCAATCTGGTACCTGACGGACAAGAAGCGGGAGCGACTGCAGCTCAGGAGGGGGCCTGGTGGCACTGCCCAGACCCCACAGGCTGGGGACAATCGTGAGCTGCCCACATGCCCCCTACCCACACCACCCACCGTCCCCACAAGCCTCACAGCCACAGCCCTGAAGGTGGAGAATGGGCAAATACCAAGTATAAAGCTAGAGACGCCAGCAGAGCCCCCACGGCCCAAGCCCCCTCTTGTACATCACAGCATCTCCTCTCAGCCCAGCTATGCTGACTCCGAGAATGGCCAGTGGGCCACCGACGACATCCCTGATGACCTGAACAGCATCCGTGCGGCGCCAGGTGAGTTCCGCACCATCATGGAGATGCCCTCATTCTACAACCACGGCTGGCCACGCTGCTCACCTTACAAGAAGTTAGCCCAGTGCCACTTGAAGAACCCCGTCAGTGGACTGCTGGAATATGCCCAGTTCGCCAGCCAGACGTGTGAGTTCCAGCTGCTGGAGCAGAGCGGGCCACCCCACGAGCCCCG ATTTAAATTCCAAGTTGTTGTAAGTGGCCGAGAGTTTCCCCCAGCTGAAGCTGGCAGCAAGAAAGTAGCCAAGCAGGACGCAGCCCTGAAGGCCTTAAAGATTCTGCTCGAAGAAGAGAGAAACAAGGATGGAGGGAGGCCTGAAGAACTGCGACACTATTTGGAGGAGAAGGAGTCTGAGAAG GCTGCAGAGCCCCAGCCCGCTGCCCCCTCAGCACTCTTATCTTCCGGGAAGAGCCCCGTCACCACCTTGCTGGAATGTGTTCACAAGCTGGGAAGCTCCTGTGAATTCCGCCTCCTGTCCAAAGAAGGCCCCGCCCATGACCCCAA GTTCCAGTACTGCGTGACCGTGGGAACCCACACTTTCCCCACAGCCAGTGCCCCCAGCAAGAAGGTGGCCAAGCAGATGGCTGCCAAGGAGGCCATGAAGGCCCTGAACGAGGAGACGAGCAATTCGAGCCACTCAACGTCATCCTCCGAGGACCAG CCTGGAGGCACTGGCACGGAGACCCTGGACAGCCTGGAATCTGTGTTGCCTGGCAGCAGTCGAAGGGTCAGTGAGCTCGTCCGCTACCTCAACACCAACCCTGTGGGGGGCCTCCTCGAGTATGCCCGCTCCCATGGCTTCACAGCTGAGTTCAAGCTGGTCGATCAATCGGGACCACCCCATGAGCCCAA GTTCGTTTACCAAGCCAAAGTCGGGGGTCGCTGGTTCCCTGCTGTGTGCGCATATAGCAAGAAGCAGGGCAAGCAGGAGGCAGCTGACGCGGCTCTGCGTGTCCTGATCGGGGAGAATGAGAAGGCCGAGCGCCTGGGCTTCACAGAGGTAACCCCTGTGACAGGGGCCGGGCTCAGAAGAACTATGCTCCTCCTCTCCAGGGCCTCAGAGACACAGCCAAAGACA CTCCCCGTCACGGGCAGCACCTTCCATGACCAGATTGCTATGTTGAGCCACCGGTGCTTCAATGCCCTCACCAACAATTTCCAGCCATCTCTGCTGGGCCGCAAGATCCTGGCCGCCATCATCATGAAgaggaatgctgaggatcaggGCATTGTGGTCAGCCTGGGGACAG GAAACCGATGTGTGAAGGGGGACGCACTCAGCCTGAAGGGGGAGACCGTGAACGACTGTCACGCTGAGATTATCTCCCGGAGGGGTTTCATCag GTTTTTGTACAGCGAGTTAATGAAGTATAACTCACAGACTGCGAGGGACAGCATATTCGAGCTGGCCAGCTGTGGAAAAAGACTGAAGATCAAGAAGAACGTGTCTTTCCATCTCTACATCAG CACTGCTCCGTGTGGTGACGGCGCCCTCTTCGACAAGTCGTGCAGTGACAGAGCCATGGAGAGCCCTGATTCCCACCACTACCCTGTCTTTGAGAACCCCAAACAGGGCAAGCTCCGCACCAAGGTGGAGAATG GGGAAGGCACCATCCCAGTGGAGTCCAGCGACATTGTGCCCACCTGGGACGGCATCCGGCTTGGAGAAAGGCTACGGACCATGTCCTGTAGCGACAAGATCCTGCGCTGGAATGTGCTAGGCCTGCAGGGGGCACTGCTCACCCACTTCCTACAGCCCGTGTACCTCAAGTCAGTCACACTCGGTGAGGGTGCATCCATCCGTTT CTCCATGACCAGGAGCAGGCTCTAG